One Grus americana isolate bGruAme1 chromosome Z, bGruAme1.mat, whole genome shotgun sequence DNA window includes the following coding sequences:
- the UBAP1 gene encoding ubiquitin-associated protein 1 has translation MASKKLGSDSHGPFSYLDDVPFKIGDKFKTPVKVGLPIGFCLPDSSQLVREAQYDFSLEKKTIEWAEDIKKIQAAQREAERKAEVLANSKAAPEDSNKMGFSEGPCPEVMPPPINPILASLQHNNILTPTPANSSAVKQKALSPPRPKADFNPADFECEEDPFDKLELKTIDDKEELKNILEIHVGTTGPIVAQLLDNTLPKGGSESMLQDDEVLASIGRATLDFKPLHKPNGFITLPQLGNCEKMSLSSKVSLSPITSVSNIKSLSFPKLDSDESDQKSSKLTSTFHSTTCLRNGTLLSTLQTCAQSKASELNGHHMVGLATLNEDSGMETSTLSSSSRLPSLAVSTEEESSQSTVTTVHPDYKETEIPVVTHQNFPVSKVPNNTSCTKWFGGPTPELQQALSASERQCIETVVNMGYSPENVLKAMKKKGQNIDQVLDYLFAHGQLCEKGFDPLLVEAALEMHQCSEEKITELLQLMSQFKEMGFELKDIKEVLLLHNNDQHNALEDLMARAGAS, from the exons ATGGCTTCTAAGAAGTTGGGATCCGACTCTCATG GGCCTTTCAGTTACCTTGATGATGTGCCATTTAAGATAGGAGACAAATTCAAAACCCCAGTGAAGGTTGGATTACCCATTGGTTTCTGCCTACCTGATTCTTCTCAGCTTGTCAGAGAAGCCCAG TATGACTtctcactggaaaagaaaacaattgagTGGGCTGAAGATATCAAAAAAATtcaagctgcccagagagaaGCTGAACGTAAGGCAGAAGTGCTAGCGAACTCAAAAGCAGCTCCAGAGGACAGCAACAAAATGGGGTTCTCAGAGGGACCTTGCCCTGAGGTCATGCCTCCTCCTATTAACCCCATCCTCGCTAGCCTGCAGCACAATAATATTCTTACTCCCACGCCAGCCAACAGCAGTGCTGTGAAGCAAAAGGCTCTCAGTCCACCTCGTCCAAAAGCAGATTTCAACCCAGCTGATTTTGAATGTGAAGAAGACCCATTTGACAAACTGGAATTAAAAACTATAGATGAtaaggaggaattaaaaaatattcttgaaattCATGTTGGTACTACTGGGCCAATTGTTGCCCAGCTGTTAGATAATACTTTGCCCAAAGGAGGGTCTGAGTCCATGTTGCAAGACGATGAAGTTCTGGCATCCATAGGAAGGGCCACGTTGGACTTCAAGCCCCTTCACAAACCCAATGGCTTTATCACTTTACCGCAGTTGGGAAACTGTGAAAAGATGTCCTTGTCTTCCAAAGTGTCCCTGTCCCCTATCACTTCAGTGAGCAATATCAAATCCCTGTCCTTTCCTAAACTTGACTCTGATGAGAGCGATCAAAAATCATCAAAGCTCACAAGCACTTTCCACAGCACTACCTGTCTCCGCAATGGCACTTTGCTCAGCACTTTGCAGACCTGTGCTCAGAGTAAAGCTAGTGAACTGAATGGACACCATATGGTTGGTCTTGCCACTCTAAATGAGGACAGTGGCATGGAGACATCAACATTATCCTCTTCATCCAGGCTGCCTTCCCTGGCTGTGTCGACAGAAGAAGAATCGTCTCAAAGCACAGTGACTACG GTACACCCAGActacaaggaaacagaaatccCTGTG gtAACACACCAAAATTTCCCAGTGTCTAAAGTGCCCAATAACACCAGCTGCACAAAGTGGTTTGGTGGCCCCACTCCTGAGCTACAGCAGGCCCTCTCTGCTAGCGAGAGGCAGTGCATAGAGACGGTTGTCAACATGGGGTACTCGCCTGAGAACGTCCTGAAAGCCATGAAGAAGAAAGGACAGAACATAGACCAG GTTCTGGATTACCTGTTTGCACATGGACAGCTTTGTGAGAAGGGCTTTGATCCGCTTCTTGTTGAAGCAGCTTTGGAAATGCACCAGTGTTCAGAGGAGAAG ATCACAGAACTTCTCCAACTAATGAGTCAATTTAAAGAAATGGGCTTTGAACTAAAAGACATTAAGGAGGTCTTATTATTACATAACAACGACCAACACAACGCTTTGGAAGACCTAATGGCCCGTGCAGGAGCCAGCTGA